The Bacillus sp. Bos-x628 genome segment ACTTTGTTGGACAAACATTCCTTCAAGGAGTCGTTTTCTACATGAAAAGCCATGAATATTGCTTTCTAGACGCTCTTTTTTTCAAAGAACGTGTATAGAAAGAAGATGAATTGTGAAGAAATGATAACAATCCACTGAATGCATATTTTGGGAGGAGGTGAAAGGCATGAACAAGACAGAACTTATTAACGCAGTTGCTGAAGCAAGCGAATTGTCTAAAAAAGATGCGACAAAAGCAGTTGATTCTGTTTTTGATACAATTTTAGATGCACTTAAAAATGGTGACAAAATCCAACTAATTGGTTTTGGTAACTTTGAAGTACGTGAGCGTTCAGCTCGTAAAGGACGTAACCCACAAACTGGTGCAGAGATCG includes the following:
- the hbs gene encoding non-specific DNA-binding protein Hbs, with the translated sequence MNKTELINAVAEASELSKKDATKAVDSVFDTILDALKNGDKIQLIGFGNFEVRERSARKGRNPQTGAEIEIPASKVPAFKPGKALKDAVAGK